In Syntrophus gentianae, a single genomic region encodes these proteins:
- a CDS encoding siroheme decarboxylase subunit alpha produces MDILDKSLLNLLQTDFPLAAEPFRAVAEKLGISENEVLSRIFRLKEKGVIRRIGAVLDSGKLGFVSRLCAARVPEDRIARFVDRVNALPGVTHNYGRNHPCNIWFTLIAPSEEELERTIEGISRDTGVREILTFRAVRTFKIDAKFLFDDALSENSASPSGKREEGPDAKF; encoded by the coding sequence ATGGACATCCTCGACAAAAGCCTTCTCAATCTGCTCCAGACGGATTTCCCCTTGGCGGCGGAACCATTTCGGGCGGTGGCGGAGAAGCTGGGGATTTCCGAAAATGAGGTGCTGTCCCGCATTTTCCGCCTGAAGGAGAAAGGGGTTATTCGGCGGATCGGCGCTGTGCTGGACAGCGGAAAGCTTGGCTTTGTCAGTCGTCTCTGTGCCGCCCGCGTTCCTGAAGACCGGATCGCCCGCTTTGTCGACCGGGTCAATGCCCTTCCCGGGGTGACGCACAACTATGGAAGGAATCATCCCTGCAATATCTGGTTTACCCTGATCGCCCCTTCGGAAGAAGAACTGGAGAGAACGATCGAAGGGATTTCCCGGGACACGGGAGTCAGGGAGATTCTGACTTTCCGGGCCGTTCGAACCTTCAAGATCGACGCCAAGTTCCTCTTCGATGACGCCCTGTCGGAGAATTCGGCGTCGCCATCGGGGAAGCGGGAAGAGGGACCGGATGCAAAATTCTAA
- the ahbD gene encoding heme b synthase: MNPASLPSTLRMVAWEVTRSCNLSCVHCRASAQKGPYPGELSTEEGKKLLEEIAAFSKPIIILTGGEPLLREDIYELAAYGDRLGLRMVLATNGTLVTEEVARRMREAGIQRVSISLDGPDAASHDAFRQMPGAFAGSLAGIAALKKAGMEFQINTTITSSNRHQLSALMDLAVDLGAAAHHIFLLVPTGRGRDLAGQAISAQDYEDTLQDFYSASLTSPILLKATCAPHYYRILRQKSAAGSKPSDPPIAGPGALHTVTRGCLGGISFCFISHTGSVQPCGYLELNCGEVKETGFETIWKNAPVFQKLRNPESYGGKCGRCEFFRICGGCRARAHELTGDYLAEEPFCVYQPGGKAVPDK; encoded by the coding sequence ATGAACCCTGCCTCCCTGCCTTCAACCCTGCGGATGGTGGCCTGGGAAGTGACCCGCAGCTGCAATCTCTCCTGCGTCCACTGCCGGGCCTCGGCGCAGAAAGGCCCCTATCCCGGGGAACTCTCCACGGAAGAGGGGAAAAAGCTCCTGGAAGAGATCGCCGCTTTCAGCAAGCCGATCATCATCCTGACGGGCGGGGAACCCCTCTTGCGGGAAGATATCTATGAACTGGCTGCTTATGGAGATCGGCTGGGATTGCGGATGGTCCTGGCGACCAACGGCACCCTGGTTACGGAAGAAGTTGCAAGGCGGATGCGGGAGGCGGGAATTCAGCGAGTCAGTATCAGCCTGGACGGGCCGGATGCCGCAAGTCACGATGCCTTCCGTCAGATGCCCGGGGCCTTTGCCGGGTCGCTCGCAGGCATTGCCGCCCTGAAAAAGGCGGGGATGGAGTTTCAGATCAATACGACGATCACCAGTTCCAACCGCCACCAGTTATCCGCCCTGATGGATCTGGCGGTAGATCTCGGGGCGGCGGCTCACCACATTTTTCTGCTGGTGCCTACCGGTCGGGGGCGGGATCTCGCCGGCCAGGCCATTTCTGCCCAGGATTACGAAGACACCCTCCAAGACTTTTATTCCGCGAGCCTGACCTCCCCGATCCTCTTGAAGGCCACCTGCGCTCCGCACTATTACCGCATTCTGCGCCAGAAGAGCGCTGCCGGGAGCAAGCCGTCCGATCCGCCCATTGCGGGCCCCGGGGCCCTGCACACCGTGACCCGGGGGTGCCTGGGAGGGATTTCTTTCTGCTTTATCTCCCATACCGGCTCGGTGCAGCCCTGCGGCTACCTGGAGCTGAACTGCGGAGAGGTTAAGGAAACAGGGTTTGAAACGATCTGGAAAAACGCCCCTGTCTTTCAGAAATTGCGAAACCCGGAGTCTTACGGAGGAAAGTGCGGCCGTTGCGAATTCTTCCGGATCTGCGGCGGCTGCCGTGCCCGGGCCCATGAGCTGACGGGCGACTATCTGGCGGAAGAGCCCTTCTGTGTCTACCAACCCGGGGGAAAGGCAGTCCCGGATAAATAA
- the hemB gene encoding porphobilinogen synthase, with the protein MNFPEYRPRRLRKNEPFRRLIRETHLSVDHFILPLFATVGKGVKKPIGSMPGHFQLSVDLLVKEVQECRQLEIPAVLLFGIPDKKDEAASGAFAKDGIVQQAVRRIKDKVPEILVVTDVCLCEYTDHGHCGMIEKGEVHNDMTLEVLAETAVSHAKAGADMVAPSAMMDGQVGMIREGLDEAGYENVPIMAYSAKYASSFYGPFREAAESAPRFGDRKAYQMDPANGDEAIREMNLDVQEGADILMVKPALPYLDIIRRAKEEFDLPVAAYNVSGEFAMIKAAAQLGWLDEEKAMMESLTAIRRAGADILITYFAQEAARVLQR; encoded by the coding sequence ATGAATTTTCCCGAATATCGACCCCGGCGGCTCCGGAAGAACGAACCCTTCCGGCGGCTCATCCGGGAAACCCATCTGTCCGTGGATCACTTCATCCTTCCCCTCTTTGCGACCGTCGGCAAGGGGGTGAAAAAGCCCATCGGTTCCATGCCGGGCCATTTTCAGCTCTCCGTGGATCTGCTGGTGAAAGAGGTTCAGGAATGCCGCCAACTGGAGATTCCGGCGGTGCTCCTCTTCGGGATTCCGGACAAGAAGGACGAGGCCGCCTCCGGGGCCTTTGCCAAGGACGGGATCGTGCAGCAGGCCGTCCGGCGGATCAAGGACAAGGTGCCGGAAATCCTCGTGGTGACCGATGTCTGTCTCTGCGAATACACGGACCACGGCCACTGCGGGATGATTGAAAAGGGCGAGGTCCACAATGACATGACCCTGGAGGTGCTCGCGGAAACGGCTGTTTCCCATGCGAAGGCCGGGGCGGACATGGTGGCCCCTTCGGCCATGATGGACGGCCAAGTGGGGATGATCCGCGAGGGGCTCGATGAAGCAGGCTATGAGAATGTTCCCATTATGGCCTATTCGGCGAAGTATGCCTCCTCTTTCTACGGCCCTTTCCGGGAAGCGGCGGAAAGCGCCCCCCGTTTCGGCGACCGCAAGGCCTACCAGATGGACCCGGCCAACGGGGATGAGGCCATCCGCGAGATGAACCTCGATGTGCAGGAAGGGGCCGACATCCTCATGGTCAAACCGGCCCTGCCCTATCTCGATATCATTCGCCGGGCAAAGGAGGAATTCGATCTGCCCGTGGCGGCCTATAACGTGAGCGGAGAATTCGCCATGATCAAGGCGGCGGCTCAACTGGGCTGGCTCGACGAGGAAAAGGCCATGATGGAATCCCTGACGGCCATCCGCCGGGCCGGTGCAGACATTCTTATTACCTATTTCGCCCAGGAAGCGGCCAGGGTCCTGCAGCGATGA
- the ahbC gene encoding 12,18-didecarboxysiroheme deacetylase encodes MIGISKLYCGAVEPADVLRYNRESGRLPSHLLQFSKDKRPVVVWNMTRRCNLKCIHCYSSSQNIQYSDELMTAEAKEMIEDLAAFGCPVLLFSGGEPLMREDLPELAQYAVSRGMRAVLSTNGTLLNREKVAVLKKIGLSYIGVSLDGLQATHDLFRGVSGAYAAAMKGIRICREEGIKVGVRFTVNRRNAADIPAIFDLLEAEDIPRVCFYHLVYSGRGSALVAEDLSAEETRRTVDLILDRTRDLFDRGLPKEVLTVDNHADGPYLYLRLLKEDPRRAAEVLELLMMNEGNSSGNGIGCISWDGEVHPDQFWRGISLGNVRRKPFSEIWTDPDNELLMQLKDKKPHLQGRCATCRWLAVCGGNFRARAEAVTGDLWAPDPACYLTDEEIAPPEKS; translated from the coding sequence ATGATCGGTATTTCCAAACTTTACTGCGGGGCGGTTGAGCCGGCGGATGTGCTGCGGTACAACCGGGAGTCGGGCAGGCTGCCCTCCCATCTGCTCCAGTTTTCCAAGGACAAGCGACCGGTTGTCGTCTGGAACATGACCCGGCGGTGCAACCTGAAGTGCATCCATTGCTATTCCAGTTCTCAGAACATCCAGTACAGCGACGAGCTGATGACGGCCGAGGCCAAAGAGATGATCGAGGATCTGGCTGCCTTCGGCTGTCCCGTTCTCCTTTTTTCCGGCGGCGAGCCCCTGATGAGGGAGGACCTTCCGGAACTCGCGCAATATGCCGTATCCCGGGGCATGCGGGCCGTGCTGTCCACCAATGGGACCCTGCTGAACCGGGAGAAGGTGGCCGTGCTGAAGAAGATCGGCCTGTCCTACATCGGCGTCAGCCTCGACGGCCTGCAGGCGACCCACGATCTCTTCCGGGGTGTTTCCGGCGCTTATGCAGCCGCCATGAAAGGCATCCGCATCTGCCGGGAAGAGGGGATCAAGGTTGGGGTGCGCTTTACGGTCAACCGCAGGAATGCCGCCGATATCCCCGCCATCTTCGACCTGCTGGAAGCCGAGGATATCCCCCGGGTCTGCTTCTACCATCTGGTCTATTCCGGACGCGGTTCCGCCCTTGTCGCCGAGGACCTGTCCGCCGAAGAGACCCGGCGGACCGTCGATCTCATCCTGGACCGGACACGCGATCTCTTCGACCGGGGGCTGCCCAAAGAGGTTCTCACCGTCGACAATCATGCCGACGGCCCTTACCTCTACCTGCGCCTGCTGAAGGAAGACCCGCGGCGGGCGGCCGAGGTCCTGGAACTGCTGATGATGAATGAAGGGAACAGCTCCGGTAACGGCATCGGCTGCATCAGCTGGGACGGCGAAGTCCATCCCGATCAGTTCTGGCGGGGTATATCCCTGGGCAATGTGCGTCGGAAGCCCTTCAGCGAGATCTGGACCGATCCGGACAATGAACTGCTGATGCAGCTCAAGGACAAGAAACCCCACCTTCAGGGCCGTTGCGCGACCTGCCGGTGGCTGGCGGTCTGCGGCGGGAACTTCCGGGCGAGGGCGGAAGCGGTGACGGGCGATCTCTGGGCCCCCGATCCGGCCTGCTATCTGACGGACGAGGAGATTGCGCCGCCGGAAAAATCCTGA
- a CDS encoding pyridoxamine 5'-phosphate oxidase family protein, whose protein sequence is MNTALEFIKAYPVFHVATVEGNQARVRPFGFIMKRNDALYFCTNKNKDVYKQLVQNPDIEISDMGKDSWLRIRGRIAFDDSREAKAQAFEVMPDLLRMYPEGADDERFVTFYFTSAEAKLFSFTAAPKVIPLF, encoded by the coding sequence ATGAATACCGCACTGGAGTTTATCAAAGCGTACCCGGTTTTTCATGTCGCCACGGTCGAGGGAAATCAGGCCCGGGTCCGTCCCTTCGGCTTCATCATGAAGAGAAACGACGCCCTCTATTTCTGCACGAATAAAAATAAGGATGTTTACAAGCAGCTGGTGCAGAATCCCGACATCGAGATCTCCGATATGGGGAAGGATTCCTGGCTGAGGATACGGGGACGGATTGCCTTCGATGACAGCCGTGAGGCAAAGGCCCAAGCCTTCGAGGTGATGCCCGATCTGCTGAGGATGTATCCCGAGGGTGCGGACGATGAACGGTTCGTGACCTTTTACTTCACCTCGGCGGAAGCCAAGCTGTTCTCCTTTACGGCGGCGCCGAAGGTCATCCCGCTTTTTTAA
- a CDS encoding serpin family protein translates to MRKIRKTFLALLLFMAVLVVHTATSMASAAAEGAPMETLVAGNSSFALNLYGQLRSTEGNLFFSPFSISSALGMTYAGARQNTAKEMGEALYFQIGQGQLPSAFKRLNHELAANACQADQKLKIANGLCLTGGEVSSEFKALLKDNYDAELFSGGVDRINGWVKEKTEGKIEKILEGLESNSVCVLLNAIYFKGQWESQFKTRDTHDAPFQVSPGREVTVPFMFQKSNYQILKKPDFQAASLPYKGKLLSMVILLPNKADGLGNLESQLTRDNLQQWLAELKAAPAEKTELYLPKFKLETGYDLVPPCQALGMKDAFDDSGKADFSGMGWRKGELWISQIKHKAFVEVNEEGTEAAAATVVAMVAMALREPPVFRADHPFLFLIRDNSTGSILFLGRMVNPKS, encoded by the coding sequence ATGAGAAAAATTCGGAAGACGTTTTTGGCGTTGCTTCTGTTTATGGCAGTCCTGGTCGTTCATACAGCGACGTCCATGGCTTCGGCCGCTGCTGAGGGGGCGCCGATGGAAACCCTGGTGGCAGGCAATTCATCTTTCGCGTTGAACCTGTACGGGCAATTACGGAGTACGGAAGGCAACCTCTTTTTCTCGCCTTTCAGCATCTCCTCGGCACTGGGCATGACTTACGCCGGGGCGCGGCAGAACACTGCGAAAGAAATGGGGGAGGCCCTGTACTTCCAGATCGGGCAGGGACAATTGCCTTCGGCATTCAAGCGTCTGAACCATGAACTGGCGGCCAATGCCTGTCAGGCCGATCAGAAGCTCAAGATCGCCAACGGATTGTGTCTCACCGGAGGCGAGGTGAGCAGCGAGTTCAAGGCACTGCTGAAGGACAACTATGATGCGGAACTGTTCTCCGGCGGGGTGGATAGAATAAACGGCTGGGTCAAGGAGAAAACGGAGGGGAAGATCGAGAAGATCCTTGAGGGCCTGGAATCCAATTCCGTCTGCGTGCTCCTGAACGCGATCTATTTCAAAGGCCAATGGGAGAGTCAATTCAAGACGCGCGACACGCACGACGCCCCTTTTCAGGTGTCGCCCGGCAGGGAGGTGACGGTTCCCTTCATGTTCCAGAAAAGCAATTATCAAATCCTGAAGAAGCCCGATTTCCAGGCCGCCTCGCTTCCCTACAAGGGAAAACTCCTGTCGATGGTCATTCTGCTGCCCAACAAGGCAGACGGGTTAGGCAACCTGGAAAGTCAGTTGACCCGGGACAATCTGCAGCAATGGCTGGCCGAGCTGAAGGCAGCGCCTGCCGAAAAAACGGAGCTCTATCTGCCGAAATTCAAGCTGGAAACGGGATACGACCTCGTGCCCCCCTGTCAGGCCCTGGGGATGAAGGACGCCTTCGATGACAGCGGCAAGGCGGATTTCAGCGGCATGGGCTGGCGGAAAGGCGAACTCTGGATCTCGCAGATCAAGCACAAGGCCTTTGTCGAGGTCAACGAAGAGGGGACAGAGGCCGCGGCCGCGACGGTCGTCGCCATGGTCGCCATGGCGCTCCGGGAACCCCCGGTGTTCCGCGCGGATCATCCCTTTCTCTTCCTGATCCGGGACAATTCAACGGGGAGCATTCTGTTTCTGGGCCGAATGGTCAATCCCAAATCGTGA
- a CDS encoding cupin domain-containing protein translates to MRAEIRRAAEAGEYKTLEGCSILEIANDAGDEFVSVARARVGVGVTTELHCLRGTSERYVILSGAGRVELNGRDTFEVSVGDVVRIPPDMPQRITNIGDGDLVFYCICTPPFKPGCYRFLETRGLRYSLGRRRRRNACRRLRPWRRKEIGN, encoded by the coding sequence ATGCGTGCGGAAATCCGAAGGGCTGCCGAAGCCGGGGAATACAAAACCCTGGAAGGCTGCTCCATCCTGGAGATTGCCAACGATGCGGGCGACGAATTCGTGTCCGTTGCCCGCGCCAGAGTCGGCGTCGGGGTGACGACGGAATTGCACTGCTTGAGGGGCACTTCCGAGAGATATGTGATTCTTTCCGGAGCCGGCCGGGTAGAACTCAATGGGCGGGATACCTTCGAGGTATCTGTGGGCGATGTCGTGAGGATACCGCCGGACATGCCTCAGCGGATCACGAACATCGGGGATGGCGATCTCGTTTTCTACTGCATATGCACGCCTCCTTTCAAGCCAGGTTGCTATCGATTCCTTGAGACACGGGGGTTGCGATACTCTTTAGGAAGACGGCGAAGACGAAACGCCTGCCGTCGTCTGAGACCGTGGAGAAGAAAAGAAATCGGGAACTAA
- a CDS encoding MBL fold metallo-hydrolase, with product MRKPLAISGVLLVLVLALSALFDAAAFAAERLTRIAENVYAYVGTTNSSKDNSFGANSGIIIGRDGIVVVDTLLSAKEARRFLRDIRSVSDKPIRYVVNTHYHLDHVFGNCEFARLGAVIIAQENDRKAMEKSAEKTLARIGEYGLSAEEMQGTTPAYPELTYGDRMTIDLGDQRIELIHARPSHTDGDTLVYLPDKRILFTGDILFTGYHPFLGEGNIPEWAKELEEIKLLDVEKIIPGHGPLSGKKDLEDMRAYILLFDQKAKELASKSSDVQEIVTAIRQVLPPRPEGAWLIEPNIRTKYLKKP from the coding sequence ATGAGAAAACCCTTGGCCATTTCAGGAGTGTTGCTGGTCCTGGTTCTCGCGCTCTCTGCACTTTTTGACGCTGCTGCCTTTGCGGCGGAGAGGCTGACGAGGATCGCAGAGAATGTGTACGCTTATGTCGGAACGACGAACAGCTCCAAGGACAACAGCTTTGGGGCCAATTCCGGTATCATTATCGGCAGGGACGGCATCGTTGTCGTGGATACGCTGCTTTCCGCGAAAGAGGCGAGACGTTTTCTCCGGGACATCCGGAGCGTCTCCGATAAGCCCATCCGTTACGTTGTGAATACGCACTACCACCTCGACCATGTGTTCGGCAACTGTGAATTCGCCAGACTCGGGGCGGTGATCATCGCCCAGGAAAACGACAGGAAGGCCATGGAGAAAAGCGCCGAAAAAACCCTTGCCAGGATCGGGGAATATGGCCTCTCGGCGGAAGAGATGCAAGGCACGACGCCCGCCTACCCCGAATTGACCTATGGCGACCGGATGACCATCGACCTTGGCGACCAGCGGATTGAACTGATCCATGCCCGCCCCTCCCACACGGACGGGGATACCCTGGTCTATCTCCCCGACAAGAGAATCCTCTTCACCGGCGACATCCTTTTCACCGGTTACCATCCCTTTCTCGGTGAGGGGAATATTCCGGAATGGGCGAAGGAACTCGAGGAAATCAAACTCCTGGATGTCGAAAAGATCATCCCCGGTCATGGACCCCTTTCGGGAAAAAAGGATCTGGAGGATATGAGGGCCTACATCCTTCTCTTTGACCAAAAGGCGAAGGAACTGGCCTCCAAATCCAGCGATGTTCAAGAGATCGTGACCGCGATCCGGCAGGTCCTGCCTCCGCGACCGGAGGGCGCCTGGCTGATCGAGCCGAATATCCGGACGAAGTATCTGAAGAAGCCATAA
- a CDS encoding DUF6504 family protein — MAERFISEALIPVISTCDTSRMAVGEPGLPREFLWRGQTVEIAKVLRTWRETGKCRHGSPEQYVRKHWFEVVTTSRDILKIYFERQPRRGKKEPRWWLFSIREPGEVRNTPA, encoded by the coding sequence ATGGCGGAGCGGTTTATCAGCGAAGCCCTAATTCCCGTAATCTCCACCTGTGACACGTCTCGCATGGCAGTCGGCGAACCTGGACTGCCTCGGGAGTTCCTCTGGCGAGGCCAGACCGTTGAGATCGCTAAGGTTCTCCGGACCTGGCGCGAAACCGGGAAATGCCGCCACGGCAGCCCGGAGCAGTATGTCCGCAAGCACTGGTTCGAGGTCGTCACGACGAGCCGGGACATACTGAAAATCTACTTCGAACGACAGCCCCGCCGCGGAAAGAAGGAGCCCCGCTGGTGGCTCTTCAGCATCCGGGAACCGGGAGAAGTTAGAAATACGCCGGCTTGA
- a CDS encoding MFS transporter: MAAPGKSQPSTPGPSASAPSGLLRALPSGVWALGFVSLFMDISSELIHSLLPVFMSSVLGASMMTIGMVEGMAEATASVTKVFSGTVSDALRKRKLLAVLGYGLAAGTKPIFPLAGTMGWVFAARFLDRVGKGIRGAPRDALVADLTPRNLWGAAYGFRQSLDSVGAFLGPVFAVAFMAWFSNDIRLVFWVAVFPAFVSVALLMLGVHEPEQGEISPSLKSRFTLAALKQLSLRYWLIVLLSAAFTMARFSEAFLILRARDVGLAIGYVPLIMIVMNIVYAVSAYPAGIASDRVSSRTLLVIGLAMLIAADLILAAAASPLTAFVGAGFWGLHMGITQGLFAKLVADVAPADLRGTAFGLFNLVGGGALLLASVLAGALWNSLGAPATFLAGAAFSALAACGLISYRKKPSTVKPGGN, from the coding sequence ATGGCTGCGCCGGGAAAATCCCAGCCTTCAACTCCCGGCCCCTCCGCTTCCGCCCCGTCAGGACTATTGCGGGCCTTGCCGTCCGGAGTCTGGGCACTCGGTTTCGTCTCCCTGTTCATGGACATTTCTTCGGAGCTGATCCACAGCCTCCTGCCGGTCTTCATGAGTTCGGTCCTCGGGGCCTCCATGATGACCATCGGCATGGTCGAGGGGATGGCCGAGGCCACCGCCTCCGTCACGAAAGTTTTTTCAGGAACGGTCAGCGACGCCCTTCGCAAGCGCAAACTCCTCGCCGTCCTGGGCTATGGCCTGGCGGCGGGAACGAAGCCGATCTTCCCCCTGGCGGGCACCATGGGCTGGGTCTTTGCCGCGCGGTTTCTCGACCGGGTCGGCAAGGGCATCCGCGGAGCGCCGCGCGACGCCCTGGTGGCGGATCTCACGCCCCGGAATCTTTGGGGGGCGGCCTACGGATTCCGCCAATCCCTGGATTCCGTGGGGGCGTTTCTCGGTCCGGTCTTCGCCGTGGCTTTCATGGCCTGGTTTTCCAATGACATTCGCTTGGTGTTTTGGGTGGCGGTTTTTCCGGCCTTTGTCTCCGTCGCGCTGCTGATGCTGGGCGTTCACGAGCCCGAGCAGGGAGAGATATCTCCCAGCCTGAAAAGTCGCTTTACCTTAGCCGCCCTGAAACAGCTCTCCCTTCGATATTGGCTCATCGTGCTGCTCAGTGCCGCATTCACAATGGCTCGATTCAGCGAAGCCTTTCTGATCCTCCGCGCCCGGGATGTCGGACTGGCCATCGGCTACGTGCCGCTGATTATGATCGTCATGAACATCGTCTATGCAGTTTCCGCCTATCCGGCGGGGATCGCTTCCGATCGAGTCAGCAGCCGAACCCTGCTGGTTATCGGACTGGCCATGCTGATCGCTGCCGATCTGATCCTGGCCGCAGCCGCCTCGCCCCTGACGGCCTTTGTCGGGGCTGGATTCTGGGGGCTGCACATGGGGATCACGCAGGGCCTTTTCGCCAAACTGGTGGCGGATGTCGCTCCGGCGGACCTTCGGGGAACCGCTTTCGGCCTCTTCAATCTGGTGGGCGGCGGCGCTCTCCTGCTGGCAAGCGTTCTTGCCGGGGCGCTCTGGAATTCCCTGGGTGCGCCCGCCACCTTCCTCGCCGGGGCGGCCTTCTCCGCGCTGGCAGCCTGTGGGCTGATCTCCTATCGAAAAAAGCCTTCAACGGTCAAGCCGGGAGGAAATTGA
- a CDS encoding YbgA family protein, with protein sequence MMGNFPKPVVVVSKCLGFDSCRYDGSRIDTPFVDKLKDHVTFRPVCPEVGIGLGVPRKPIRIVSSKGANTLYQPATGMDFSEPMRSFVETFLDSLAEVDGFLLKSRSPSCGLGDAKIHDGFEEGARTFKGRGFFGGAILERFAGLPIEDEGRIRNFSIREHFLTRIFLFARFREVKAGCAMQGLVNFHSAQKLLLMGYNQAQMRLAGKVVANHEKADWETVIIRYEAHLQRALAHPPRFTAMINVLLHAFGGFSEVLSKEEKAFFLESIEEYRDERIPLSVLLHILRAWSIRYKNDYLLGQTFLQPYPLELVEISDSGKGRDR encoded by the coding sequence ATGATGGGAAATTTTCCGAAACCCGTTGTTGTAGTCAGCAAATGCCTGGGCTTCGATTCCTGCCGTTATGACGGATCGAGAATCGATACGCCCTTTGTGGACAAGCTGAAGGATCATGTAACTTTCCGACCGGTGTGCCCCGAGGTGGGAATCGGATTGGGCGTTCCGCGCAAGCCCATCCGGATTGTCTCCAGTAAGGGGGCCAATACCCTCTATCAGCCGGCCACGGGAATGGATTTTTCCGAACCGATGCGGAGCTTCGTGGAAACATTTCTCGATTCCCTGGCCGAGGTGGATGGTTTTCTCCTGAAGAGCCGTTCACCTTCCTGTGGGCTGGGGGATGCCAAAATCCATGACGGCTTCGAAGAGGGAGCCCGGACCTTCAAGGGCCGCGGGTTTTTCGGCGGCGCCATCCTGGAACGATTCGCCGGCCTTCCCATTGAAGACGAGGGGCGGATCCGCAACTTTTCGATCCGGGAGCATTTTCTTACCCGGATTTTTCTCTTTGCCCGCTTTCGCGAGGTGAAGGCCGGGTGCGCCATGCAGGGGCTGGTGAATTTCCATTCGGCCCAGAAACTCCTGCTGATGGGGTACAATCAGGCTCAGATGCGCCTTGCCGGCAAGGTCGTCGCCAACCATGAGAAAGCCGATTGGGAAACGGTCATCATCCGATACGAAGCGCACCTGCAACGGGCGCTGGCCCACCCGCCGCGCTTTACGGCGATGATCAATGTCCTGCTGCACGCCTTTGGAGGCTTTTCGGAAGTGCTTTCGAAGGAGGAAAAAGCCTTTTTCCTGGAGAGCATTGAAGAGTACCGGGACGAACGGATTCCCCTGAGCGTTCTCCTCCATATCCTGCGGGCCTGGTCTATCCGGTATAAGAATGACTATCTCCTGGGACAGACCTTTCTCCAGCCCTATCCGCTGGAGCTTGTGGAAATCTCCGATTCGGGGAAGGGCAGAGACCGGTAA